One Pecten maximus chromosome 7, xPecMax1.1, whole genome shotgun sequence genomic window carries:
- the LOC117331067 gene encoding carbohydrate sulfotransferase 1-like: protein MARYLPTLLSLIIIAGLCGIFVMVFITNVFFTNKLSRYSDDAVCSHISPDFIRARSLFQSTRKVSNVLIVTHPRSGSTLTGDIIQKSKHSFYAFEPLRFAAETMQLGQPITFLNGTQRVYNYSRDAAWIEADLLYRWFTCDFCRVNIKDLKSKFIESFSTNLRTYAYCLKRHYYNRPSRCVIHLQRTCEKARVRSIKTVRLLSLESLAILLERMPSLKVVYLVRDPRGRLASQASLDPTEWNIVSEQAKIMCKQMLEELSYLKTIWKPYSERLNILIYEKFAVNPVDSSNRLFKFLDMDFSRYLELFVKNITHANADKTSCYWCTKRTDSQETATRWRRDIDFRNVKAIDNQCNSVYNQLGYIRFKNEVDLRNMSISVIEEIGSHDIFL from the exons ATGGCAAGATATCTACCAACTCTCCTGTCTCTGATAATTATCGCTGGATTGTGTGGAATCTTCGTCATGGTGTTCATCACGAATGTGTTCTTCACGAATAAACTCAGCAGATACTCAGATGATG ctGTGTGTTCTCATATATCTCCCGATTTCATTCGCGCACGCAGTCTGTTCCAGTCCACAAGGAAGGTATCAAACGTGCTTATCGTCACTCATCCCCGAAGTGGTTCGACCTTGACCGGCGACATCATTCAGAAGTCAAAACACAGCTTCTACGCCTTTGAACCACTCCGATTTGCAGCCGAGACCATGCAACTTGGACAGCCGATCACTTTTCTCAATGGCACTCaacg TGTGTACAATTACTCCCGAGATGCGGCGTGGATAGAAGCGGACTTGTTATACAGATGGTTTACATGTGATTTTTGTCGTGTAAACATCAAAGATCTGAAAAGCAAGTTTATCGAGTCATTCTCGACCAATTTAAGGACATATGCATATTGTCTTAAACGACACTATTATAACCGTCCTTCACGATGTGTGATTCATCTGCAAAGAACGTGCGAAAAAGCACGAGTCCGCTCCATCAAAACAGTGCGCTTGCTCAGTTTGGAATCCTTGGCAATTTTGCTGGAAAGGATGCCGAGCCTGAAAGTCGTATATCTAGTCAGAGATCCAAGAGGACGGCTTGCATCCCAAGCTTCTTTAGACCCAACGGAATGGAACATTGTATCAGAACAAGCTAAGATTATGTGTAAACAAATGTTAGAAGAATTAAGCTATCTAAAGACAATATGGAAACCTTATTCCGAACGACTGAACATTCTTATTTACGAAAAATTTGCAGTTAATCCCGTAGATTCATCAAACAGATTGTTTAAGTTTTTGGATATGGATTTTAGTAGGTATTTAGAGTTATTTGTGAAGAACATCACTCATGCAAATGCTGATAAAACGAGTTGTTATTGGTGTACGAAGCGAACGGACTCACAGGAAACAGCCACCAGGTGGCGCAGGGATATAGACTTCCGCAACGTAAAGGCAATAGATAATCAGTGCAATAGTGTGTACAATCAGCTAGGATATATCAGATTTAAGAATGAAGTTGATCTTAGAAATATGTCAATATCTGTTATAGAGGAAATCGGCAGCCACGATATATTTCTCTGA
- the LOC117331195 gene encoding carbohydrate sulfotransferase 1-like has product MQSPRSIGKKELVTPSCPNVLIFTHPRSGSTLTGHIIQQVRDSFYAFEPLRYLAESLEKGERITFLNRTERSYQYNDSIWVKSEILYRWFTCDFDRINIKDLSSMFIGTYSTNLKEYASCLRRIRNPNKSVPECISLLKTQCERAKIRLIKAVRLDIESMELMLQMMQDLRVIYLARDPRGKLSSQMSLKPGDWDIVTFLAEDLCVLLSKEIEFILKLREIYPKRLKILIYERFAFDPVESSRRLFEFISLRFTTELKLVVKSLTLTKFEKSGCYWCAKRTNSYLTANKWRQQVLLKHIKKVDKICSTTYQRLGYRTLPNEAVLRNISYPLFVETNIVDSFL; this is encoded by the exons ATGCAAAGCCCTCGATCGATAGGAAAAAAAGAACTGGTCACACCTTCTTGTCCAAATGTGTTAATATTCACTCACCCACGAAGTGGTTCAACCTTGACAGGTCACATAATACAGCAAGTTCGTGATAGCTTCTACGCTTTTGAACCTCTCCGATATCTTGCTGAATCACTAGAAAAGGGCGAACGGATAACATTTCTCAATAGAACGGAAAG ATCCTACCAGTATAACGATTCAATTTGGGTGAAATCTGAAATACTATATCGCTGGTTTACATGTGATTTCGACCGAATCAACATTAAAGATTTAAGTAGCATGTTCATTGGAACATATTCAACCAACTTAAAAGAATACGCCAGTTGTTTACGGAGGATCCGTAATCCTAATAAATCTGTCCCAGAGTGTATCTCATTACTAAAAACACAGTGTGAGAGAGCCAAAATTCGGCTAATCAAAGCAGTTAGACTCGATATTGAATCGATGGAACTAATGCTTCAGATGATGCAGGACTTGAGGGTAATCTACTTAGCGCGTGATCCCAGAGGAAAACTGTCCTCACAGATGTCTTTAAAACCAGGTGATTGGGACATTGTGACATTTCTGGCGGAGGATCTTTGTGTGTTGCTTAGTAAAGAAATTGAGTTTATTTTAAAACTAAGAGAAATATATCCTAAGAGactgaaaatattaatatacgAAAGATTTGCCTTCGATCCTGTTGAATCTTCTAGAagattatttgaatttatcagTTTGAGATTTACAACTGAACTTAAACTCGTGGTTAAAAGTTTAACATTGACAAAGTTTGAGAAATCTGGGTGTTACTGGTGCGCAAAGCGGACAAATTCTTATTTAACAGCTAATAAATGGCGACAACAGGTTCTACTCAAACATATTAAAAAAGTGGACAAAATTTGTTCAACTACTTATCAACGCCTTGGTTACCGAACATTACCTAACGAGGCAGTGCTTAGAAACATATCCTATCCTTTGTTTGTAGAAACAAACATTGTAGATTCTTTTTTGTAA